One segment of Tenrec ecaudatus isolate mTenEca1 chromosome 1, mTenEca1.hap1, whole genome shotgun sequence DNA contains the following:
- the TEX46 gene encoding testis-expressed protein 46: MSLFRSVQEILASSGSMGTMIAWLISYKPALFGFLFLLLLLSNWLVKYDRRLTPPRRSQDKLLERLVFSEMKLKVLENQMFIVWNKMNHHRRPGRRRALSLRKQKMKRHESICSIFSQDTSNCLS, translated from the exons ATGTCTCTCTTTAGGAGTGTCCAAGAGATACTTGCTTCTTCAGGCAGCATGGGGACAATGATAGCTTGGCTCATCAGTTATAAGCCAGCCTTGTTTGGGTTCTTGTTCCTTCTGCTGTTGCTTAGCAACTGGCTGGTCAAGTATGACCGTAGGCTCACACCTCCAAGACGCAGTCAG GACAAgctcctggagcggctggtgttcaGCGAGATGAAGCTGAAGGTCTTAGAAAACCAGATGTTCATCGTGTGGAATAAGATGAATCACCACAGGAGGCCAGGCCGGAGGCGGGCTTTGTCTTTGAGGAAGCAAAAGATGAAGCGGCACGAATCGATTTGCTCCATTTTCTCTCAAGACACCAGCAACTGCCTCTCCTAA